A window of the Brachyspira suanatina genome harbors these coding sequences:
- a CDS encoding chromate transporter, with protein MESNSEKNTNSDNSSNSIKPTWYTMFFSFFYIGLVTIGGGLAMLPIMEEEFVNKRKFITKDEIIDIFALAQSIPGVIAVNSSLLTGFKVAGIFGGIMAGIGVMAPSFIIILIIAPIFERFQNTEYVNKAFLGIKGAIAGLILLSAFGMGKQVIKNKFTAALFILSFVLVVFLHFNVIYALLLAAFIGWLYYLINKYVIKKQS; from the coding sequence ATGGAAAGTAATTCTGAAAAAAATACAAATTCTGATAATTCTTCAAATTCTATTAAACCTACTTGGTATACAATGTTTTTTTCTTTCTTTTATATAGGTCTTGTTACCATAGGAGGCGGTCTTGCTATGCTTCCTATAATGGAAGAAGAATTCGTTAATAAAAGAAAATTCATAACTAAAGATGAGATCATAGATATATTTGCTCTTGCTCAAAGTATACCTGGCGTTATTGCTGTAAACTCTTCTCTTCTTACAGGGTTTAAAGTAGCCGGTATATTTGGGGGCATAATGGCTGGTATTGGAGTTATGGCCCCTTCATTTATAATAATACTTATTATAGCTCCTATATTTGAAAGGTTTCAAAATACTGAATATGTTAATAAAGCTTTTTTAGGTATTAAAGGGGCAATTGCAGGACTTATACTTTTATCTGCTTTTGGTATGGGAAAACAGGTAATAAAAAATAAATTCACAGCAGCACTTTTTATATTGAGTTTTGTATTAGTTGTGTTTTTACATTTCAATGTTATATACGCTTTGCTTCTTGCGGCATTTATTGGATGGCTTTATTATCTTATTAATAAATACGTTATAAAAAAACAATCTTAA
- a CDS encoding chromate transporter: protein MIYARLFYVFAKLGFFTYGGGYAIIALLLGILKEYNWITDSEFSNLVAISQITPGPIAINAATFVGYKVAGVLGSAVSTFGIFIPAFIITMIVSKFFYAVKNNEQFNNIMNALRVCAVALIASAVVTFTKDAFFVKLTETSILRNIDFIQSIFKYVSPIGIFIFALSIFLKIKKVPILAIILISAVLGIVLY, encoded by the coding sequence ATGATATATGCTAGACTTTTTTATGTATTTGCAAAACTAGGATTTTTTACTTATGGAGGAGGATATGCTATAATTGCCCTTCTTCTAGGTATATTAAAAGAATATAATTGGATTACAGATTCAGAATTTTCTAATCTTGTGGCAATATCTCAAATAACACCTGGTCCTATTGCTATTAATGCGGCAACATTTGTAGGATATAAAGTGGCCGGAGTTTTAGGATCAGCAGTTTCAACATTCGGTATATTTATACCTGCATTCATTATTACTATGATAGTATCGAAATTTTTCTATGCCGTTAAAAACAATGAGCAGTTTAATAATATAATGAATGCTTTGAGAGTATGTGCCGTTGCTTTAATAGCTTCTGCTGTTGTAACTTTCACTAAAGATGCTTTTTTTGTAAAACTTACTGAGACTTCTATTTTAAGAAATATTGATTTTATTCAGAGCATTTTTAAATATGTAAGTCCTATAGGAATATTTATATTTGCTTTATCAATATTTTTAAAAATAAAAAAAGTTCCGATTCTTGCTATAATATTAATATCTGCCGTTTTGGGTATAGTTTTGTATTAA
- a CDS encoding fructose-bisphosphatase class III, giving the protein MRDKDYLELLSKKYPTIDDASVEIINLKAISQLPKGTEYFLSDIHGESDGFEYLLGTSSGVIREKIELLFKNTLPEHDRVELQILIVDTKNLINKKANENDFADWCKITIYRLIRICKLVTSKYTRSKIRKKMPANFAYILDELLQTDAEENKENYYFSIIESIIEISTADKFIIALCQLIRQCSVDRLHIVGDIYDRGPHPDKVMDSIMTFNEVDIAWGNHDIHWLGAAKGSLICVANAVRLAVRYNNFDLLEYSYGINLRSLSSFANDIYKDDPCEVFKPNTLDKNIYDEVDKDLAAKMHKAISIIQFKLECQLIKRHPNYGMDDRILLDKIDYDKGTITLEGKTYELRDKNFPTIDKNNPFELSEGENTLIQTLAFSFMNSPTLQRHMNYMYAKGGIYKIFNGNLLYHGCIPTKEEGGFDDVYIDGKYLSGKKYLKQVEDKVRKAFYCEVGSEEQLNALDYCWYLWCGPKSPLFGKNKMTTFERYFIEDKDTHKEKYNPYYYHIDNKEYCQNILREFELDINKSHIINGHVPVKTHKGESPIKGGGLLLVIDGGLSKAYHKSTGIGGYTLISNSNMMVIAEHRPFTEVVESGFKLSPKSIIVERFIKRITVGETDIGKQLSKRIDDLLELLSAYRSGIVKEKVD; this is encoded by the coding sequence ATGAGAGATAAAGATTATTTAGAATTATTATCTAAAAAATACCCTACAATAGATGATGCTTCGGTAGAAATAATAAATTTAAAGGCTATATCTCAATTACCTAAAGGTACAGAATATTTCCTTAGTGATATACATGGAGAATCTGACGGATTTGAATATTTGCTTGGCACTTCTTCGGGAGTAATAAGAGAAAAAATTGAACTTTTATTTAAAAATACTTTACCTGAACATGATAGAGTTGAACTCCAAATATTAATAGTAGATACTAAAAATTTGATTAATAAAAAAGCAAATGAAAATGATTTTGCTGATTGGTGCAAAATAACTATATACAGACTTATAAGAATATGCAAACTTGTAACTAGCAAATACACAAGATCAAAAATAAGAAAAAAAATGCCTGCTAATTTTGCATATATATTGGATGAACTGCTTCAAACTGATGCTGAAGAAAACAAAGAAAATTACTACTTCTCCATAATTGAATCTATAATAGAAATATCTACTGCAGATAAATTTATCATTGCATTATGCCAGCTTATTCGTCAATGCAGTGTTGATAGGCTTCATATAGTAGGCGACATTTATGACAGAGGGCCTCATCCTGATAAAGTTATGGACAGTATAATGACTTTCAATGAAGTTGATATTGCTTGGGGTAATCATGATATACATTGGCTAGGTGCTGCTAAAGGAAGTTTAATATGCGTTGCTAATGCTGTTCGTTTGGCTGTAAGATATAACAATTTTGACTTATTAGAATATAGCTATGGTATTAATTTAAGATCTTTATCATCATTTGCTAATGATATTTATAAAGATGATCCATGCGAAGTATTCAAACCAAATACTTTAGACAAAAATATTTATGATGAAGTTGATAAAGATTTAGCTGCTAAAATGCATAAGGCTATATCTATAATACAATTTAAATTGGAATGTCAGCTTATCAAAAGACATCCTAATTATGGAATGGACGACAGAATTCTTCTTGACAAAATAGATTATGACAAAGGAACTATAACATTAGAAGGAAAAACTTATGAGCTTAGAGATAAGAATTTTCCTACAATAGATAAAAATAATCCTTTTGAATTAAGCGAAGGAGAAAATACATTAATACAAACTTTAGCATTCTCTTTTATGAATAGTCCTACACTTCAAAGGCATATGAATTATATGTATGCTAAAGGCGGAATATACAAAATATTTAATGGAAATCTTCTTTATCATGGATGCATACCTACTAAAGAGGAAGGCGGTTTTGATGATGTTTATATAGACGGTAAATATTTATCAGGAAAGAAATATTTAAAACAAGTAGAAGATAAAGTGAGAAAAGCATTCTACTGTGAAGTAGGAAGCGAGGAACAGCTTAATGCTTTAGATTACTGTTGGTATTTATGGTGCGGCCCTAAATCGCCTTTATTCGGTAAAAATAAAATGACTACTTTTGAGAGATATTTCATAGAAGATAAAGATACTCATAAAGAAAAATACAACCCTTATTATTATCATATAGATAATAAAGAATACTGTCAGAATATATTAAGAGAATTTGAACTTGATATAAATAAATCACATATAATAAATGGTCATGTACCTGTAAAGACTCATAAAGGAGAAAGCCCTATTAAAGGAGGAGGACTTCTTCTAGTGATAGACGGAGGACTTTCAAAGGCTTATCATAAAAGCACAGGCATAGGCGGCTACACTTTGATATCAAATTCGAATATGATGGTTATTGCAGAGCATAGGCCATTTACTGAAGTTGTAGAATCCGGATTTAAATTGAGTCCTAAATCTATAATAGTAGAACGTTTTATAAAGAGAATTACAGTAGGGGAAACTGATATAGGAAAGCAGCTTTCAAAAAGAATAGATGATTTACTAGAGCTTTTATCTGCATACAGAAGCGGTATTGTTAAAGAAAAAGTTGATTAA